Proteins found in one Williamwhitmania sp. genomic segment:
- the egtB gene encoding ergothioneine biosynthesis protein EgtB — translation MTTSLVNKFIATRELTLKLVEQLNPEDTVVQPIVDVSPPKWHLAHTTWFFENFILKKYRTNFKPYHPLYDYLFNSYYQSQGTRVARDMRGYHPRPLLKEIIAYRQTVDAQMLELMRSGSISDELLELIELGINHEQQHQELLITDLKYIWGLSPLFPVYKELKNQESPRSAPLSWLSINEGIYEIGELGTSFHFDNESPRHNTFLHRFEIASRPVNVGEYLDFMEDGGYKEWRHWLHEGWQWLNSNQIEAPLYWQRGDSTWLMYTLNGLRELNREEILTHISFYEADAFARWKGLRLPTEQEWEVAAGVYGSNDSSNNFLDNQLFHPSIVTQGNKAFLGEVWEWTNSAYLPYPKFKPWEGSVGEYNGKFMVNQMVLRGGSCATPKNHIRATYRNFFHPHLRWQFTGARLARDL, via the coding sequence ATGACAACCTCATTGGTAAACAAATTTATTGCCACCCGCGAACTCACCCTAAAGCTTGTTGAGCAGCTTAATCCAGAGGATACCGTTGTTCAGCCAATTGTCGACGTAAGTCCACCTAAGTGGCACCTGGCACATACAACTTGGTTTTTCGAGAATTTCATATTGAAGAAATACCGCACCAATTTCAAACCTTATCATCCGCTCTACGACTACTTATTTAATAGCTACTACCAAAGTCAAGGAACCAGAGTTGCGCGCGATATGCGGGGATACCACCCGCGACCATTGCTGAAAGAAATAATCGCGTATCGCCAAACGGTTGATGCTCAAATGCTGGAACTGATGAGGTCAGGTTCAATATCCGATGAGCTGCTTGAACTTATAGAGCTGGGCATTAACCATGAGCAGCAGCACCAAGAGCTGCTAATTACCGATTTAAAATACATTTGGGGATTGAGCCCCCTATTCCCCGTTTACAAAGAATTAAAGAACCAAGAATCACCTCGATCTGCACCTTTGAGTTGGCTGTCCATCAACGAAGGTATATATGAAATTGGAGAATTGGGCACTTCATTTCACTTCGACAATGAATCGCCACGCCACAATACCTTTCTGCATCGATTTGAAATTGCCTCCCGCCCCGTAAATGTAGGCGAATATCTTGATTTTATGGAGGATGGCGGATACAAGGAATGGCGCCACTGGCTGCACGAAGGATGGCAATGGCTTAATAGTAATCAAATAGAAGCCCCACTATATTGGCAGCGAGGTGATAGTACTTGGCTGATGTATACCTTAAACGGCCTAAGGGAGCTCAATCGGGAAGAAATCCTAACCCACATCAGCTTTTATGAGGCAGATGCATTTGCTCGCTGGAAGGGTTTGCGCTTGCCAACTGAGCAGGAATGGGAAGTAGCAGCAGGAGTATATGGTTCCAACGATTCATCGAACAATTTTCTAGATAATCAACTATTCCATCCCTCGATTGTAACCCAAGGCAATAAGGCCTTTCTTGGTGAAGTATGGGAATGGACAAATAGTGCCTACCTGCCCTATCCTAAATTTAAGCCGTGGGAAGGAAGCGTTGGTGAGTATAATGGCAAATTTATGGTAAACCAAATGGTGCTGCGTGGCGGTTCGTGCGCAACCCCAAAAAATCACATCCGGGCAACCTACAGAAACTTCTTCCATCCGCACCTTCGCTGGCAATTTACAGGTGCCCGACTTGCAAGAGATTTATAA
- a CDS encoding nucleotidyltransferase family protein, which translates to MKAMIFAAGLGTRLQPITNQTPKALVEVGGEPLLGYQLKRLAHFGFTSIVVNVHHLGAQVKSFLSNFRIAGVEIAISDESDMLLDTGGGLWNAAPFFSDGEPFLVHNVDILSNVDLGKLYQQHKSTSALATLLVSERESSRHFLFNKMDQLRGWENVKTGEKKLPCRLEETLMPLAFSGIHVINPTIFSLHHQNGTFSIIDVYLQLCCLNSIVAYKVSPETIIHDIGTPQKLEEANRFIAEGKFNSLISK; encoded by the coding sequence ATGAAGGCGATGATTTTTGCTGCTGGTCTTGGCACACGACTTCAACCCATTACCAACCAAACCCCTAAGGCGCTGGTTGAGGTTGGTGGAGAGCCATTACTTGGATACCAGCTAAAAAGGCTTGCCCATTTTGGTTTTACCTCTATCGTGGTGAATGTCCATCACCTTGGAGCACAAGTAAAGAGTTTTCTTTCCAACTTTAGAATCGCTGGGGTTGAGATTGCCATTTCCGACGAGAGCGATATGCTGCTCGATACCGGTGGTGGCCTTTGGAATGCCGCACCATTTTTTAGCGACGGGGAGCCATTTCTGGTTCATAACGTCGACATTCTTTCCAACGTTGATTTGGGGAAATTATATCAGCAGCATAAATCCACCAGCGCACTGGCAACTCTCCTCGTAAGCGAGCGAGAGAGCAGCAGACATTTCTTGTTCAACAAAATGGACCAACTTCGAGGTTGGGAGAATGTGAAAACGGGGGAAAAGAAGTTGCCTTGCCGATTGGAAGAAACCTTGATGCCACTTGCTTTTTCTGGTATTCATGTTATTAACCCCACAATCTTTTCATTGCATCATCAAAATGGCACATTTTCCATTATCGATGTTTACCTTCAGCTTTGCTGCCTCAATTCAATAGTGGCATACAAAGTTTCTCCTGAAACAATAATTCACGACATCGGTACACCTCAAAAGTTGGAGGAGGCAAACCGTTTTATTGCAGAGGGAAAATTCAACTCGTTGATTTCGAAATAG
- a CDS encoding RNase adapter RapZ, with amino-acid sequence MALPQLDIINALALSHFGVNPTCVVPLAFSGSNRRYFRIEVSGKTFIAVVGDDIEENKTFLYLTQHFAAKGIAVPKIEAVSKDQSAYILEDLGKQDLFSIITDSEVEVATKTSLLKRALEKLVDIQIDGAEGLDFMRCYPQPSFDATTVMWDLNYFKYCFLKPSGIYFNESLLENDFLWLAQTLATSEGNYFQYRDFQSRNIMVRDSGELVFIDYQGGRRGPLLYDAASFIYQAKAGLSEKLKTELFEHYLEVLSAKVAIDKASYRERFKLFVLFRTLQVLGAYGFRGYFEHKPHFLQSIPFAIKNLNEMLRQQLLEGTYLAEVLSNLTLKEFGGEQLAAFNGLTVEVWSFSYRRGVPDDLSGNGGGFVFDCRAVYNPGRSPELGSLTGRDKEVVAFIESSSEMENFLDGANQLANKSVERYLERGFTNLMLSFGCTGGQHRSVYAAEAMAHKIKSHYPEVRVVLHHRELGIIETM; translated from the coding sequence ATGGCCTTACCTCAGCTCGATATTATTAATGCTCTTGCCCTATCGCATTTCGGGGTGAATCCAACCTGCGTTGTACCACTTGCCTTCTCCGGTTCTAATCGGCGCTATTTTAGAATAGAGGTGAGTGGAAAAACCTTCATTGCCGTGGTTGGTGACGACATTGAGGAGAATAAGACCTTTCTCTATCTAACCCAACATTTTGCGGCAAAGGGGATTGCGGTGCCCAAAATTGAGGCTGTAAGCAAAGATCAATCAGCTTACATTCTGGAGGATTTAGGAAAACAAGATCTATTTTCCATAATTACCGATTCTGAAGTCGAGGTTGCAACCAAAACTTCTCTACTTAAAAGGGCGCTCGAAAAACTTGTTGATATTCAGATTGATGGTGCTGAGGGACTCGACTTTATGCGTTGCTACCCACAACCCTCATTCGACGCTACCACCGTTATGTGGGATTTGAACTACTTTAAGTATTGCTTTTTAAAGCCTTCGGGCATTTATTTTAACGAATCTTTACTGGAAAACGATTTCCTCTGGCTTGCTCAAACCCTTGCAACAAGCGAGGGAAACTACTTTCAATACCGCGATTTTCAATCGAGAAACATAATGGTTCGTGACTCCGGCGAGCTGGTGTTTATTGATTACCAAGGAGGACGACGTGGGCCTTTGCTTTACGATGCGGCCTCGTTTATATACCAAGCTAAAGCAGGGCTTTCGGAGAAGCTCAAAACGGAACTTTTTGAGCATTACCTAGAGGTATTATCAGCCAAGGTAGCCATCGATAAGGCTAGCTATCGCGAGCGATTTAAGCTCTTTGTGCTATTCCGAACTTTACAGGTGCTTGGAGCTTATGGGTTTAGAGGTTACTTTGAACATAAGCCCCATTTTTTGCAGAGCATTCCATTTGCCATTAAGAACCTGAACGAGATGCTTCGACAACAATTGCTGGAAGGAACCTACCTTGCCGAAGTGCTCTCCAATCTCACACTTAAAGAGTTTGGCGGTGAACAACTAGCCGCGTTTAATGGTTTAACCGTGGAGGTATGGAGTTTCTCCTACCGGCGAGGTGTGCCGGACGATCTTTCAGGAAATGGTGGTGGTTTTGTGTTCGACTGTAGAGCGGTATACAACCCTGGACGTTCACCGGAATTGGGAAGCCTCACTGGTCGCGACAAGGAGGTGGTTGCTTTCATAGAATCTTCGTCGGAGATGGAGAATTTTCTTGATGGAGCCAATCAGCTAGCCAATAAATCGGTTGAGCGCTATTTGGAGCGCGGGTTTACCAACCTGATGCTCTCCTTTGGATGCACCGGTGGTCAACATCGTTCGGTGTATGCTGCCGAGGCGATGGCGCACAAAATCAAGAGCCATTATCCCGAGGTTAGGGTGGTGCTCCATCACCGCGAGTTAGGAATAATCGAAACAATGTAA
- a CDS encoding tetratricopeptide repeat protein codes for MQFKTVLTIVAFALQFSIAYGQKDSVIEHYSTLKDDYNQIKYLYQSANKVVADNPALASNYLLLAESIFKPGDSCSLKPLIRSGFIKVYRFQGKLDEALVESNKALDELETCSNDYVKAGVLLAKGGICFRLGKNDEAVEVLESAEKIFIQLALDKELSSVYNLLGGVQWARGNYPKAIETFLKAIKLKEKVNDSIGIANVYNNIGIIYDDQKDYKNAVIWYQKALAIYRAKDFNSGLRNALNNLGVAYKNMKEYNKAYMVLEESLLMEKKVGNISGIGYSANNIGEVLLQKGNYVHAEVYIQKAINSLMECGEESGLPACYINLGRINEKLGRRNQAVIFLHKGLSLALKYKDLEKQKEANYWLYSIRKEQGDLGKALRNFEQFHSISDTLNGVQAKKQLNELMVQYGSEKKESRIQTLEKEQLFQNVLLKKKRLELLIASIASLMLLVLAIMLFYNYYQKRNAFRVLALKNIEIEEQKEEMSTQRDEISKTNLRITDSIHYAKTIQNALLTPFDSIKKHFSSYIYFNLPKDIVSGDFIWTGMHGRKMIISAVDCTGHGVPGAFMSMLAITYLNQIFSEVEEVNPAWFISRMKEKIEQALHQRGRLDDSHDGLAISLAVIDVDTRQLDFASAGMKSVVLRRTIKGNEVIRLKGNTTAIGYYKGGSDFHINSVNLLPNDRFFMFSDGYADQFGGPTGRRLLYKGFAEIISRSADLPIEKQLEVIESSFYQWKGDREQIDDVMVFGLEI; via the coding sequence ATGCAATTTAAGACAGTTTTGACCATAGTTGCTTTTGCTTTGCAATTTAGCATTGCCTATGGACAAAAGGATAGCGTAATTGAGCACTATTCTACCCTCAAGGATGATTATAATCAAATCAAATATCTCTACCAATCGGCAAACAAGGTTGTGGCCGATAATCCAGCCTTGGCCAGTAATTACCTTCTTTTGGCTGAGTCAATCTTTAAACCAGGAGATTCTTGTTCCTTAAAGCCATTAATAAGGTCTGGTTTTATTAAAGTTTATCGCTTTCAGGGTAAGCTCGATGAAGCACTGGTAGAATCGAATAAAGCGTTAGATGAGCTAGAGACCTGCAGCAATGATTATGTGAAGGCAGGTGTATTGCTGGCAAAAGGTGGCATCTGCTTCCGGTTGGGAAAGAACGACGAGGCGGTTGAGGTGCTCGAATCGGCAGAGAAAATTTTCATACAGCTGGCACTCGATAAGGAACTTTCAAGCGTTTACAACCTTCTTGGGGGTGTTCAGTGGGCTCGAGGAAACTATCCAAAGGCCATTGAAACATTTCTAAAGGCCATTAAACTAAAGGAGAAAGTAAACGATTCCATTGGGATTGCAAATGTTTACAACAATATTGGAATTATTTATGATGACCAGAAGGACTATAAGAATGCGGTTATTTGGTATCAAAAGGCCCTTGCAATTTACCGGGCCAAGGATTTTAACTCAGGCTTGCGAAATGCGCTCAACAACCTAGGCGTTGCTTACAAAAACATGAAGGAGTATAACAAAGCCTACATGGTATTGGAGGAGTCACTACTCATGGAAAAAAAGGTGGGCAATATTTCAGGTATTGGGTATTCGGCCAACAATATTGGGGAGGTGCTTTTGCAGAAGGGAAACTATGTGCATGCTGAGGTCTATATTCAAAAGGCCATTAATTCCCTCATGGAGTGCGGTGAGGAGAGTGGTTTACCTGCCTGCTACATAAACCTAGGTCGTATAAATGAGAAGCTTGGCCGTCGTAATCAAGCGGTTATATTCTTGCATAAGGGGCTCTCCTTAGCGCTGAAGTATAAGGATTTAGAAAAGCAAAAAGAGGCCAACTATTGGCTTTACTCAATACGGAAGGAGCAGGGAGACTTGGGCAAGGCGTTACGCAATTTTGAACAGTTTCACTCCATAAGCGATACCCTGAATGGGGTTCAGGCTAAGAAGCAGCTCAATGAGCTTATGGTTCAGTATGGATCGGAAAAGAAGGAGAGCCGCATTCAAACGCTCGAAAAGGAACAACTATTTCAGAATGTTCTATTGAAGAAAAAAAGGCTGGAACTGCTCATTGCTTCCATTGCCAGCTTGATGCTTCTTGTTTTGGCTATCATGCTTTTCTATAATTACTATCAGAAGAGAAATGCTTTTCGTGTTCTTGCTCTTAAGAATATTGAGATTGAAGAGCAGAAGGAGGAGATGTCAACTCAGCGCGATGAAATAAGCAAGACCAACTTAAGGATTACCGACTCCATTCACTACGCCAAGACCATTCAAAATGCCCTACTAACTCCCTTCGATTCCATAAAAAAACACTTTTCATCTTACATCTACTTTAACCTGCCAAAAGATATTGTTAGTGGTGACTTTATTTGGACTGGCATGCATGGTCGGAAGATGATTATTTCCGCTGTTGATTGCACGGGACATGGTGTTCCGGGAGCATTCATGAGCATGCTGGCCATAACCTACCTCAACCAGATATTTTCGGAGGTTGAGGAGGTGAACCCGGCTTGGTTTATTTCAAGAATGAAGGAGAAGATAGAGCAAGCGTTACATCAACGGGGCCGCCTCGACGATAGCCACGATGGGTTGGCCATTAGTCTGGCGGTTATTGATGTTGATACTCGACAGCTAGATTTTGCCTCCGCTGGCATGAAATCGGTAGTTCTCCGCAGAACCATAAAGGGAAATGAGGTAATTAGGCTTAAAGGCAATACAACCGCCATTGGGTACTACAAGGGTGGATCTGACTTTCACATCAACAGCGTTAACTTACTACCCAACGATCGCTTCTTCATGTTTTCCGATGGCTATGCCGATCAATTTGGTGGCCCAACAGGACGACGTTTGCTCTACAAGGGATTTGCAGAGATTATTTCCCGCAGCGCGGACCTGCCCATCGAGAAGCAGCTGGAGGTAATAGAAAGTAGCTTCTACCAATGGAAGGGTGATAGGGAGCAAATTGACGATGTCATGGTATTTGGTTTGGAGATATAA
- a CDS encoding metallophosphoesterase: MKSTFAIFFSIILLIYFSINLYVYNRSAIAFQGQPIRTIFIVLFWMLVLAYPVGRILESTLQAYSPTFVVKLGSLWLATMVYLILGFLAFDLLRVIYHFTGLSFLSFVKENRNVTVAITYAVALVTVVAGYINAANPAITRLTIPVEKPRELAHPLKLVAVSDVHLGTIIANGRLSRMVKLINAQDPDIILLVGDTFDEDLGPVIRNNMGQQLQMLRSKMGIFAVTGNHEYYGNPTVAVKYLEDHGIKVLQDTTVVVGGLVNLIGRNDRQSISMLHKQRKPLDELVKEANPKLPIVLMDHQPFHLEEAEQNGVTLQLSGHTHHGQMWPFGYITKAIFEVSRGFYKKGNTSYYVSTGYGTWGPPVRTGNRPEVVVITLE, translated from the coding sequence GTGAAAAGCACATTCGCCATCTTTTTCTCCATAATCCTGCTGATATACTTCAGCATAAACCTTTACGTTTACAACCGTTCGGCCATAGCGTTTCAGGGTCAGCCAATCCGCACAATCTTTATTGTGCTGTTCTGGATGCTGGTGCTAGCCTACCCCGTTGGACGAATATTGGAGAGCACCCTGCAGGCCTACTCTCCCACCTTTGTGGTTAAGCTTGGCTCGCTATGGTTGGCCACCATGGTTTACCTTATTTTGGGCTTCTTGGCCTTCGACCTGCTGAGGGTAATTTACCATTTTACGGGGCTATCGTTCCTATCGTTTGTTAAGGAGAACCGTAATGTAACTGTTGCCATTACCTATGCGGTAGCGCTGGTTACCGTGGTTGCCGGTTATATCAACGCCGCAAATCCAGCCATAACCCGGCTAACCATTCCCGTTGAGAAGCCGCGGGAACTTGCTCATCCGCTCAAGCTGGTCGCTGTTAGCGATGTTCACCTCGGAACCATCATTGCCAATGGAAGGCTGAGCAGAATGGTGAAGCTCATAAACGCTCAAGACCCAGATATTATTCTGCTGGTTGGCGACACCTTCGACGAGGACCTTGGTCCGGTAATCCGAAATAACATGGGCCAACAGCTGCAAATGCTCCGCTCCAAGATGGGAATATTTGCCGTTACCGGTAATCACGAGTACTACGGCAATCCAACGGTGGCCGTAAAATACCTGGAAGATCATGGCATAAAGGTGCTGCAGGACACTACTGTTGTGGTGGGCGGCCTGGTAAACCTTATTGGCCGAAACGACCGCCAATCCATAAGCATGCTGCACAAGCAACGGAAGCCGCTGGACGAGCTTGTAAAGGAGGCGAACCCCAAGCTCCCCATAGTGCTAATGGACCATCAACCCTTCCACCTTGAGGAGGCAGAGCAGAATGGCGTAACCTTGCAGCTCTCTGGACATACGCACCACGGCCAAATGTGGCCCTTTGGCTACATCACAAAAGCCATTTTTGAGGTAAGTAGAGGATTCTACAAGAAGGGCAACACCAGCTACTATGTATCTACCGGCTATGGAACCTGGGGACCACCCGTTAGAACTGGGAATAGACCTGAGGTGGTGGTGATTACGTTGGAGTAG
- a CDS encoding DUF554 domain-containing protein, which produces MVGTLVNVAAILAGGTIGMLFRSKFPENIRIIVFQAMGLFTLVLGISMALKLNELLLAVFALILGGVTGELLRLESRMDNLSISLKRNLKMGDDRFSEGLITAFLMFCMGSMTILGALEEGTGGYPTLLFAKSLMDGISAIALTTAFGPGVIFSVIPLLIYQGGLTLLARYFGHSLPEPAITQMTAVGGILLIGLGINILDIKKIKILNLLPALVYIVLLVVYLGKYVK; this is translated from the coding sequence ATGGTTGGAACGCTGGTAAACGTTGCGGCAATTTTGGCCGGTGGAACTATTGGAATGCTATTTCGCTCCAAGTTTCCAGAAAATATTCGAATAATTGTTTTTCAGGCAATGGGTCTCTTTACCCTGGTGCTGGGAATATCGATGGCTTTGAAACTCAATGAACTATTGCTGGCAGTATTTGCTCTCATTTTAGGAGGCGTTACGGGTGAGCTGCTGCGCTTGGAGTCACGCATGGATAATTTGTCCATTTCGCTGAAACGAAACCTGAAGATGGGAGACGATCGTTTCTCGGAGGGGCTCATCACCGCCTTTTTGATGTTTTGCATGGGTTCCATGACAATATTAGGTGCACTGGAGGAGGGAACAGGAGGATACCCAACGCTTCTCTTTGCCAAATCGCTTATGGATGGTATTTCTGCCATTGCTCTAACTACCGCTTTTGGGCCTGGTGTAATTTTTTCTGTAATACCGCTATTGATTTACCAAGGCGGGCTCACCCTTCTTGCACGATACTTTGGCCATAGCCTCCCGGAACCAGCCATTACCCAAATGACGGCAGTTGGCGGTATTCTGCTGATTGGTCTTGGCATTAATATTTTGGATATTAAAAAGATTAAAATTCTCAATTTATTGCCAGCATTGGTTTATATAGTGCTGTTGGTTGTATATTTGGGTAAATATGTAAAGTAG
- a CDS encoding 4-phosphoerythronate dehydrogenase: protein MKILVDDKVPFLEDILDNYFDVAYKPGGQIVHDELESADALLIRTRTDCNRNLLQGTSVKLIATATIGYDHIDTDFCHSANIAWRNAPGCNAWAVQQYVVAAILELAIKYTLPIDQLTLGVVGVGHVGSKVALAGEALGMRVLLCDPPRQREEGGNFVPLTTIMSECDIITFHVPLTIDGLDRTYHMADNFFFAKLQRMPFIINTSRGEVVHGEALKRALVGRTVKGAVLDVWEREPEIDVDLLRLVDIATPHIAGYSVEGKANGTAMAVREISKYFGLGIDSWYPQRVPKPANPRVVALGNNFYENLYALVSRAYRIVNDDLSLRINPSGFEHLRANYAFRNEFSAYTIAKSSLSDAKRVDQFRMLGFQVD, encoded by the coding sequence ATGAAAATATTGGTCGACGACAAGGTCCCTTTTCTGGAAGATATTCTAGACAACTATTTCGACGTTGCATACAAGCCTGGTGGCCAAATTGTGCACGATGAGTTGGAGAGTGCCGATGCGCTGCTAATAAGGACACGTACTGACTGCAATCGCAATTTGTTGCAGGGCACGTCTGTAAAGCTAATCGCCACAGCCACCATCGGCTACGACCATATTGACACTGATTTTTGCCATAGCGCCAACATTGCTTGGCGTAATGCGCCTGGATGCAATGCATGGGCAGTGCAGCAGTATGTTGTTGCTGCTATTCTGGAGCTAGCCATTAAGTATACACTTCCCATTGATCAGCTAACGCTGGGCGTTGTTGGTGTGGGGCATGTTGGCTCTAAAGTTGCGTTGGCCGGCGAAGCCTTGGGAATGCGCGTTTTGCTTTGCGATCCTCCACGGCAGCGGGAGGAGGGTGGCAATTTTGTTCCACTGACTACTATTATGTCGGAGTGCGATATTATCACCTTTCATGTTCCATTAACTATTGATGGTCTGGACAGAACCTACCATATGGCCGACAACTTCTTCTTTGCAAAACTACAGCGAATGCCCTTCATCATTAACACCTCGCGTGGGGAGGTTGTACACGGCGAAGCGCTCAAGCGGGCGTTGGTTGGTAGAACGGTGAAAGGGGCAGTTCTCGATGTGTGGGAGCGGGAGCCAGAAATTGATGTGGACCTGCTGCGATTGGTGGATATTGCTACCCCTCATATAGCTGGCTATTCGGTGGAGGGAAAGGCAAACGGAACAGCTATGGCGGTAAGGGAGATAAGTAAATACTTTGGGCTTGGCATCGACAGTTGGTATCCTCAAAGAGTTCCTAAGCCAGCAAATCCACGAGTCGTTGCTTTAGGAAATAATTTTTACGAAAATCTTTATGCGCTGGTGTCAAGGGCATATCGAATCGTGAACGACGATCTTTCGCTACGAATTAATCCGTCGGGGTTTGAGCATCTGCGCGCGAATTATGCTTTCCGCAATGAGTTTTCGGCATATACAATAGCCAAATCTAGCCTGAGCGATGCCAAGAGGGTCGACCAATTTAGAATGTTAGGATTCCAGGTTGATTAA
- a CDS encoding DUF427 domain-containing protein, whose protein sequence is MKAIWNGKVIAESNDIVNVENNPYFPMSSINKDYLISSDTKSVCPWKGKASYYSLEVDGKKNIDAVWYYPEPSEAAKSIKDRVAFWKGVQIV, encoded by the coding sequence ATGAAAGCAATATGGAATGGAAAGGTAATAGCGGAAAGCAACGACATTGTAAATGTTGAGAACAATCCGTATTTTCCAATGAGCTCGATAAACAAGGATTATCTTATTTCCAGTGATACCAAATCAGTATGCCCTTGGAAAGGAAAGGCCAGCTACTATTCGCTTGAGGTGGATGGGAAAAAGAACATCGATGCCGTTTGGTATTACCCAGAACCTAGCGAGGCAGCAAAGTCCATAAAAGACCGCGTTGCGTTTTGGAAAGGGGTTCAAATAGTGTAA
- a CDS encoding phosphate-starvation-inducible PsiE family protein, with amino-acid sequence MIRYVRILEKGIIFILIAIITITLLFATADVVITIAKKFFEPPYFVQAENLMELFSLFLVILIGIELLETVKAFLKEDIVHVEIVVLVAIIAIARKVIIWDSAKQPNSDLIPYAAMLLGLAITYFIIKYSDRSGRLPWKSKENRRPFRAPQQPKQEK; translated from the coding sequence ATGATACGCTACGTCCGAATTCTTGAAAAGGGTATTATTTTCATCCTGATTGCCATTATTACCATAACACTTCTATTTGCCACAGCCGATGTGGTAATTACCATTGCAAAAAAATTCTTCGAGCCACCCTACTTTGTCCAAGCCGAAAATCTGATGGAGCTCTTTAGCCTATTTTTAGTAATTCTAATTGGAATAGAGCTGCTCGAAACGGTAAAAGCTTTTTTGAAAGAGGACATTGTTCATGTGGAAATTGTGGTGCTGGTGGCCATAATTGCCATTGCTCGAAAGGTAATTATCTGGGATTCAGCCAAGCAACCCAATAGCGATCTCATCCCCTATGCGGCCATGCTGTTGGGCTTAGCCATTACCTACTTCATAATAAAATATTCCGACAGGAGTGGTCGACTGCCATGGAAGTCGAAGGAAAACAGAAGACCGTTTAGGGCTCCTCAACAGCCTAAGCAAGAAAAATAA
- the nhaA gene encoding Na+/H+ antiporter NhaA, whose translation MKKLFDPFQRFVALESSSSIILFLSAFIALFWANSEFSQSYFSTWNTNLTFGIGSWTHSKPLILWINDGLMAIFFFVIGLEIKKEIVAGELSSLQKAALPIVAATGGMVVPILIFLLLNHNLPGAEGWGIPMATDIAFSLGILQLLGKRVPLSLKIFLTAFAIVDDLGAIAVIAIFYSHQLFWIYLIGAAAILAILIIANMLNVNAKWLFVVGGIGVWYLFLLSGIHPTIAGVIVALTIPVNRRIGLSKYSNRLLEKAKLLECKKTPRQFLTKTQLGAIESIEYLNRQVQPMLQRFENSLHGFVAYFVMPIFALANAGVVFLSLSSVGDTDFTLSINLAESMLIGKIVGISLFSWLAIKAKIATLPKGISFKHIIGASILGGFGFTMSLFIGSLAYSDNALLASGKIGILVGSVVAGVLGYLFLRFTLPNPKVEVK comes from the coding sequence ATGAAGAAGCTTTTCGATCCATTTCAGAGATTTGTAGCGCTGGAGTCCAGCAGTAGTATAATACTGTTTCTCTCCGCATTTATAGCGCTCTTCTGGGCCAACTCCGAATTTTCACAATCCTACTTTAGCACGTGGAATACCAATTTAACATTTGGCATTGGAAGTTGGACACATTCCAAACCGCTGATTCTTTGGATTAACGACGGGCTCATGGCCATATTCTTTTTTGTAATCGGCCTTGAAATAAAGAAAGAGATTGTTGCCGGCGAACTCTCGTCGTTGCAAAAGGCGGCCCTCCCAATTGTTGCGGCAACTGGTGGCATGGTTGTCCCCATACTTATATTTTTGCTACTTAACCATAACCTGCCCGGAGCCGAAGGCTGGGGTATCCCAATGGCTACCGATATTGCCTTCTCGCTGGGAATTTTGCAGCTGTTGGGCAAACGGGTGCCGCTCAGCCTAAAAATATTCCTCACCGCTTTTGCCATTGTTGACGACCTTGGGGCCATTGCCGTAATTGCCATTTTTTATAGCCATCAGCTATTCTGGATTTACCTCATTGGGGCTGCGGCCATTCTTGCCATCTTAATCATTGCCAACATGCTCAACGTAAACGCCAAATGGCTTTTTGTTGTAGGAGGCATTGGTGTTTGGTATCTTTTTCTCCTCTCGGGAATTCACCCAACCATAGCGGGCGTAATTGTTGCGCTAACCATTCCGGTGAACAGGCGAATTGGATTGAGCAAGTATTCCAACAGGCTGCTGGAAAAGGCAAAACTGCTGGAGTGTAAAAAAACGCCAAGGCAATTTCTCACCAAAACACAGCTGGGTGCTATAGAATCGATAGAGTATCTTAACCGGCAGGTTCAACCTATGCTGCAGCGCTTCGAGAATAGCCTACACGGATTTGTGGCCTACTTTGTTATGCCAATTTTTGCTCTGGCCAACGCTGGTGTTGTATTTCTCTCGTTAAGTAGCGTTGGCGATACGGATTTTACGCTCTCAATCAACCTAGCCGAGTCCATGCTAATTGGAAAAATTGTGGGCATTTCGCTCTTCAGCTGGCTGGCCATAAAGGCCAAAATTGCAACGCTACCCAAAGGAATCTCCTTCAAGCACATCATTGGAGCCTCAATTCTGGGAGGATTTGGCTTTACAATGTCGCTGTTTATAGGAAGCCTTGCATATTCAGATAACGCCTTGCTGGCAAGCGGAAAAATTGGTATTCTTGTAGGTTCAGTTGTAGCCGGTGTTTTGGGTTACTTGTTTCTGAGATTTACCCTGCCAAATCCTAAAGTTGAAGTAAAATAG